The following DNA comes from Elusimicrobiota bacterium.
ATTCAGATTTCTCATGTACGGGCGGTGATGGGTCCCCGAAGGCTATCTGAGCCGAAGCGACTGCTTCCAGTTCTAATAGTTCACCCAGGGATTCGGTGCTGGGCTCTTCCGCGACCAATCGAGCGACTGCGGTTTTAGTGAAAAGTTCGGCAAGTTGTTCGCCATCCCGACGGTAGTTTTGGAGGGTGGCGATGCCGAACTTTGAGCGTTAAGAAACCGCACTGGAGCGAGTGGGCGTGGAAGAGCCCAGCACCGGTTCTAAAAGACTTTGCCGGGGTTGAGGATGTGGTTGGGGTCGAGGAGGTACTTGATGCCGCGCATGAGGGTGACCGCGCCGGGGCCGACAAACTCTGAGAGGTATTCTTTCTTCGCCAGCCCGATGCCGTGCTCCCCTGAGACCATGCCTCCGCGCTGGCGCGCGTCAGCGTGCAGAGCGTCGCGGATCGGGTGATACAGCGCGTCCCAGTCCAACTGTTTCCTGAAATCCGGTTTTCCGTCTTTGAAAGCCACCCGCATGATGTGGGAGTGAACGTTCCCGTCGCCCGCGTGGCCGTACGTCGGCAGCCAGACCCCGAATTTCCGCTCAATGGCGTGAACCGCTTCCACATGCGCGGCAATCGCTGAGCGCGGCACCACGATATCCAGAATCTCCAGGCACAGCGGTTTCATCGCTTCATACATCTGGCTGCGGAAGTCGAGCACGTCTTTCTGTTGAGACTCCGACTCCGCCACAAAAATCTCACCTGCGCCATGCTTCTCGCAAAGTTCCTGCAGGGTCACCCAGAGCGCTTCCAGTTCCGCCAGTCCTGATGCCTCCACGATAATCATGAGATACGCCTGAGCGCCTTTGGCCGGCCACTTCCGGTGCAGGCGTTCTTCCGTCAGGGCGATGCTGTCCGCTTCCATAAACTCGACGGCCAGCGGTTCCAGGTTTCGCCGGATAATCTCCGGAACAGTTCCAATCGCCTGCGCGATGGTGGGGTAGGGAACGATCAGCGTGGCGGTATGCCGGGGTTTTGGCAGAAGCGCGATAACGGCCTTCGTGAAGACTCCCAGCAAGCCTTCGGATCCGACCAATAAGTGAAGCAGGTTGAAACCGGTGCTGTTTTTGACCAGCTTGCCGCCGAGCTGAAGAATTTCGCCCTGCGGCAGTACCACCTCAGCCCCGCGCAGGAAATTCCGCAACGTCCCGTATTTAACGGCACGTGATCCTCCGGCATTGGTGGCGATCACTCCGCCGATCTGCGCGGTGTCTGCGCCGGGATGCGGGGGGAAGAAGAGACCATCTTTTTCAATCACCGCGTAGAGATCGTGTAATGGGACGCCGGCTTCAACAGAGACCATGAGGTTTTCTTTGTCGACCTCGAGGACGCGGTTCAGGTGATCGAACAAGAGAACGATCCCTTCGGGCGAAGGCACGCACGCGCCGCAAAGTCCCGTACCGCCTCCGCGTGGGGTGACCGGGATCTTGTGTTGGTTGGCCAGTTTCAGAATTCGGGAAATTTCCTCGGCGTTGTGCGGCCGGACCGCAGCGAGGGGATTCTGGCGGAAGGTTGGAAGGGAAAACTCATCCCCGGCGAAACTCGCCAGCCGGTCCGGATCCTCAATCAGATCCGCCGCCCCAACAATTTTCTTCAGCTCATCAATCCATACGGAGGAAGACACAATTAATCCTAAACGCTGAAATACTTGGCTTCGGGGTGGTGGACAACGATGGCGGACGTCGATTGTTCGGGAACGAGCTGATCTTCTTCGCTGAGTGAGACCTGAATGCGTTCGGGCTGCAGCAGATCGAATAGCTTCTTCTGATCCGCCAGGTTGGGGCAGGCGGGGTAGCCGAAGGAATAGCGGCTCCCCTGGTATTTCTGGTGGAACCATTCGCGGATCTCCGGCGCGTCTTCCTTCTGGATCCGCAGCTCCTCACGCATGCGGCGGTGCCAGTACTCCGCCAGCGCCTCGGCGGTCTCCACGCTCAGGCCATGAAGATACAGGTAATCGCTGTAGGAGTTTTTCTTGAAGAGGGCATGCGCTTCTTCGCTGGCTTTGGTGCCGACGGTCACGATAAAGCAGCCCAAAACATCCATCCGGCCTGATTCCTTTGGCAAAAAGAAATCGCTGATACTTCGCTGCGGCGAGGTTCTCTGGCGCGGAAAGTTGAAGCGCAGCCATTCGGTCTTCTGGTCTTCGCGGTAGAGAATCAGGTTGTCCTCTTCGGATTGGCAGGGGAAATAGCCATAAACCACCTGAGGAATTAGAAGCTGCTGTTTGAGACAGACATCCTTCCATTTCTGGAAAAGCGGCTGAACCGTTTCTTCCATGAGCTTCGTGTAATCCGCTTGTTCGGTTTTGCCGCGGGAAAAACCCCAGCGGACCTTCAGCAGCGCGGTTTCATTGATATAAGGAAAAACATCTTTCAAAGAAATGCCGCGCGCTACCCGACTGCCCCAGAAAGGTGGTTTGGGAATGGCAGCGGGTTTTTTCAGGGGGACAAAAACCGCCGGCGCCGGTACGGGATCCGTGCCGGGTTTCGTGGTCTGGCCGGAGCCGCCCCGTGTCTCATAAATCGTGAGTTTCTTTTCAACGGCTGAATTCGTCAGCTCGTCCATGACGCGCAAGCCGGCAAAAGCGTCTTCACCGTAAAAAACATACCCTTCATAGAGCTGGCGCAGATCTTCTTCCACAAACCGCCGGGTCAGCGCAGCGCCGCCCAGAATCACCGGCGTTTTGACGCCCCGGCGATTCATTTCCTCCAGGTTTTCCTTCATGACGGCGGTCGATTTGACCAGAAGCCCGGACATGCCGATCGCGTCCGCTTTTTCCTTTTCCGCGGCCTTTAAAATGTCGTCGATCGGCATCTTGATGCCGAGGTTCACCACCTTGTAGCCGTTGTTGGTCAAAATGATGTCCACTAGGTTCTTGCCGATGTCATGGACGTCGCCTTTGACGGTGGCCAGGACCATCTTGCCTTTATGCCGCCCGGCATCGGATTTAGGCATAAAGGGTTCGAGCGTGCGCACCGCCGCTTTCATCGTTTCAGCCGACTGGAGCACGAAGGGAAGCTGCATCTGGCCCTTGCCAAAGAGTTCGCCCACCACCCGCATCCCGTCCAGAAGGATCGAGTTGATAATGTCGAGCGGGCTGTATTTCTTCAGCGCCTCCTCGAGCAGTTTCTCAATCCCCTGCTTGTTGCCGTCGATGATGCGCGCTTTGAGTTGTTCTTCGAGGGTTCTGGGTGTTTTGGATTTGGTGTCCGCGGAAACTTCCTCCGCTTGAGCGTAATGCGTCATCAGCGCGGTGAGTGGATCAAAGACCATTACGCGGTTATCCCCAGCTGTCATCCCCGAGGTCGTAGTCGGGGATCCAGGCATAGATCCCCCGCCAGAACCCGCGGGGGATGACGTAAATTTGCGCTCATCAAATATCAACCGGCGCGCCAACTCCCGGCCTGTGGCGTCAATTTTGTAAAGGGGGAGGATCTTCTTCGCGTTCACAATCGCACCGTCCAGTCCGGCCTCGATCGCGTAGTGCAGAAAGACCGAGTTCAGGACCTGGCGAACCCGGGGCGCCAGGCCGAAGGAAATATTGGAAACCCCAAGGACGGTGTGAACGCCCGGCAGCTCTATTTTGATCCGGCGGATCGCTTCAATCGTTTCAAGGCCGGCTTTGCGGAAGGCGTCATCTCCGGAGCCCAGCGTGAAGGTGAGCGTATCGAACAGGAGATCTTCCGGCCGCAGGCCGAACCGGCCCACCGCCAGATCGTGGATGCGTTTGGCGATCGCCACTTTGCGGTCACGGTCCTTGGCCATGCCCTGCTCGTCGATGGTGAGAGCGACGAGCGCCGCGCCGTAGGTTTTGGCCAGGGGGCAGACGGCTTTCATCCGTTCTTCCCCGTCTTCCAGATTGATGGAGTTGATGATGCATCGCCCGCCGGCCCGCTTCAGAGCCTCTTCGATCACGCGGGGTTCGGTGGAGTCGATCATCAGGGGAACGCGCACCTGCTGGGTCATGCGGGACACGCATTCGATCATGTCGTGCGCCTCGTCGCGGCCCACGTAGGCGGTGCAAAGATCGATCAGGTGCGCTCCTTCGGCCGCTTCTTCTTTGCCCATCTCCGCCAGGGCGTCATAATCGTTCTGGGCCAGGAGCTCGCGGAATTTCTTGGAGCCGTTGGCGTTCGTGCGTTCCCCGATGATCAGCGGCTTCGGTTCCTGACGGAAAGGGACCTGGATATAAAGACTGGAACAGCCCGCGACCGTCTCAGGCTTGCGCGGGCCCGGCGTGAGATTTTTCACCGCTTCAACGGCTTTCGCCAGATGCGCCGGTGTCGTGCCGCAGCAGCCGCCGACGATGTTGACACCGTAGCGGGTGACGAAATCCTTGAGATGCGCGGCGAAGTCGTCCGGCGTCAGCTTATAAACCGCGCGTCCTCCGACGTTTTCCGGAAGACCGGCGTTTGGCAGCACGGAGATATAGCGCGGCCACTGCTGGGACAGCGTATGCACGTGCTCGGACATCTCCTGCGGGCCGGTGGCGCAGTTCATCCCCAGCGAAGCGATCGGATAGGGTTCCAGCGCGGTGATCACCGCGGGGATTTCCGTGCCCAGAAGCAGCGTGCCGGTCGCCTCGACCGTCACCTGCACCATCACCGGCAGGTCCGCTTTGGCTTTGGCGAGGGCGTCGAAGGAACCTGCGATGGCGGCTTTAACTTGGAGAATATCCTGGCAGGTCTCGATCAGCAGCAGGTCCACGCCGCCGGCGATGAGCCCGGAGGCTTGCTCTGCGTAGTTCTGGCGGAGAACATCGAAGGTGGTGTGACCCAGTGACGGCAGCTTGGTTCCGGGGCCCATGGAGCCGGCCACAAAGCGGGGGTTGTCCGGAGAACTAAAATCGCGCGCGACCTTTTTCGCCAGCTTCGCCGCTTTGACGTTCAGTTCATACGCGCGATCCGCAATCCCGTAGTCTGCCAGGACGATGCGGTTGGCGCCGAAGGAGTCCGTCTCCACCACCTGGCAGCCGGCCTTGAAGAAAGAAGCGTGCAGTTCCTCGATCCATTCGGGATGGGTGTCGAGCAGGATCTCGGTGCAGCCTTCCAGCCCCGCGTAATCGTCGATCGTCGGATTGTAAAGCTGAAGATTGGTCCCGGTAGCTCCATCAAAGATCAGGACCCGTTCCCGCAGCAGCCGATCCAGTTCAGCGCGTTTCATCGAAGGGTCATTTTATCATTCGCTCGCCGTGACGTCTTGCGTTCAGAGGCTCTGGCCGTATTGCCCCAGCAGGGGGACAAACGTGCATTCGTTCAGATCCTGCCTGACGAAGGCGATCCCCTGTTTTTGGATGAGGGTCAGCACGTCATACGCGCCGCGGCGAATCGGCAGAAGCAGTTTCCCGTGATCCGTCAGTTGATCCAAAAGCGGCGGAGGAACGTCGGGCGCGCTCGCGGCCACGACAATTGCGTCATACGGCCCCAGGGCCGGCAACCCTCCGGAGCCGTCCTGGGCATGAACGCGAACGTTCGCGTACTCCAGCCTTTTCAAAAGCTGTTTCGCCTGCGCCGCCAGCTCCGGGATGATTTCCACCGTGTCCACGTTACGGGCGAGTTCCCCGAGCAGCGCCGCCTGGTAACCGCTTCCGGTCCCGATTTCCAGAACGGTTTCATCCCCGATGAGCTGCAGCGCCTGCAGCATGATACCGACCATACAGGGTTGGGAAATGGTCTGATCAAAACCGATGGCCAGCGCCCGGTCTTCGTAGGCGTGGGAGCGGGCCGGTTCAGGCACAAACAAGTGGCGGGGGATTTTGGCCAGCGCTTCTAAAACACGCGGATTCTGAATTCCGCGGGCCGCGAATTGGTCCTGAACCATCCGTTCGCGCAGCGCTGGCCAATCCGGTTCCATAAAGGAATTGTATGTCTTCACCGCGTCCTATTGTTAGCGGTGGCGGTGTCAGGTGCGCATAAACGCCGGCGCACCAGAAAAAACCCGTCCTCGCTAGAGGACGGGTTTTCGCGAACCTCGCCAACCCTGGACTCGATTCGCCGTACGCTCTATAACGGAGTTGAACCGTCATTGCAATGGGAAATTATTTTTTGATTTCTTCATTTTTCTATAGACGAAAATCGATTTTCACTCTACACTGAACATACTGACATGGGCAACGGCAACGGAAATGGCAACGGCAACGGGAATGGCAACGGCAACGGCAAGCTCCCGAAAAATATTCTAATCCTCTCGCTCGAGGCGTGCGCCGGTGACCTCGCCTACCGGCTCAAACAAGAAGGTTACTCCGTCAAATGGTATGTGCAGTCCAAGGCCGATCGTGTTCTGTACGACGGTTTCCTGGACAAGGTCGATGAGTGGGAACCGCATAAAGACTGGGCGGACCTGATCGTCATCGACGATGTGGGGTTTGGCGCGCTGGCGGACCGTCTGCGCAAAGATGGGAAAGCCGTCGTGGGCGGTTCCACGTATACCGACCGGCTGGAGCTGGACCGGGACTTCGGCGCGCAGGAAATGAAAGCCGCCGGCCTCACCATTCCCGACTCCTGGGAATTCTCTTCATTTGATGAGGCGATCGTCTTTGTCCAGAAAAATCCCGCCCGCTACGTGGTAAAGCCCTCCGGCAAAGCGCAGCACGACAAGGTGCTGTCTTTTGTGGGCCGCGAAGAAGACGGCAAGGATGTGGTCGCGATTCTGGAGCGCTACAAAAAAGGCTGGGCCAGCAAAGTCCGCTCCCTGCAGATCCAAAAATTTCTTTCCGGCATTGAGGTGGCGGTCGGCGGTTTCTTTAATGGTCAGGATTTTATTCTCCCGGTCTGCATCAACTTTGAGCACAAGCGGCTGTTCCCCGGTGAAATCGGGCCGTCCACGGGAGAAATGGGAACGTCCATGTTTTTTGCCGGGCCCAACCGGCTTTACCGTGAAACGATCGAGAAGATGGTCCCCAAGCTGCGAGACGCCGGCTATGTGGGCTACTTCGATATCAACTGCATCGCCACCGCGCGCGGCGTTTATCCACTGGAGATGACCCCGCGCTTCGGGTATCCGACGATCAGTATTCAGATGGAAGGGGTGACGAGCCCTTGGGGAGAATTTTTCTACGCGATCGCCCAGAAAAAACCATACCCGCTCAAGACGCAGAAAGGGTTTCAGGTAGGTGTTGTCATTGCGCTGCCGCCGTGGCCGTTTCATGACTTGGATACGTTCCGGGCGTTTTCGGAAGACGCCGTGATCATCTTTACCAAACCCAACATGGACGGCATTCATATGGGGGACGTGAAGCTGGAAGAAGGAGATTGGAAAATCACCGGGCGGGACGGCTACGCGCTCGTGATCACCGGCTCCGGCCCGACCATGGAAGAAGCCCGCAAGCAGGTTTACACCCGCGTCAAAACCATCATCATCCCGAACATGTTCTATCGCACCGACATCGGCGACCGCTGGGTCCAGGACGGCGACCTCCTGCATACCTGGGGCTTTCTCGCCTAACCGGCCGTCATCCCCGCGGTCGTAGTCGGGGATCCATCAAGTTGTGCTCGGGGTACCGCCCTGCGCATCGCGCTCCATCCGGCCTGACACCTTCGCCTTGTCCGCTCGAGAAGCCTGCGGAACTCGGCGCCAGAAGTCTGGCGCCTCAAACAGTCCTCGGCTAACCCGCTCTCGCTCACAAGCCGCAGGCCTCACGTCGCGCTCCTGCGCAGGCCGGCACCCCTCGCGGCAAAAACGTAGGGGCGGCCGGCTGGCCGCCCTGATGTTGAATGAATGTATGTGGTCGTAAGCGGTGGCGTCTGGACAATAAATGTGGAGATGCTGGGAATAGGGTCAGATTTTGAAGCGAAAAGTATGCGACACGGAGTATTTGTTAATAGTAATGGAAACTTTTCGAGGTCCACCACTGAATTATCGGAAAGACAAAAAAGAAGAGTACAGCTAAGATGCTTGCGCAAGCATAAGCTACTCTATTGAAACCAACTTCCAGTCTTGAGCTTTGAAGATACGACCCATAGGCAAGCCCCCAGAATATTCCAATCGGAATACAGCCGATCCATGCAAACAGATAGATAACAAATGCCCATTCCCAGAATTCTAATCCAGAAACCAAACCAATTGCAGTGATTCCAATGCTGACAGAAAGCAATGCCAGAACAACGCCGGAGAACATTTTGTCCTTCGTTCGCATATGTCCATCGGATTGATCAAGACGACGGCACAGGTATTTGACAGAAAAATAATTACACGCAGCCATCACGACAAAGGCTACTGGTATTGTCAAAGGGTAATCAGAATATGCCCTTGCTAGAGGGAGAATGCCTCCAGCGATTCCGCCGATGATAATGGCCCATCGCAAAGAGCCGATATGATTCATGAATTTATGATACTAAATTATAAAAAGGAATGAGGCCAGCCTTAGAACACCTTGGTGACAGTCACCGATAAGGAATTATGATTTCTGCTTGTCAGAAGAGGGGTTTCAATTGAGTTTTTCGAAGTAGACCCGGTTAAGAATGATTGGGTGTCACAAATCGGGGCAGAAATGTTAAGCACAACAAAAACGACACACCCAGCCCGCTGAATTTAATCATCACTTGCGGTGCCTGTCACCATGGTGTTATTCTGCAACATCTGGAAAACCATCCATCCGAATTACTTTAATCTTACCCACAGGAGGATTCCTTGAAACGACAA
Coding sequences within:
- a CDS encoding FAD-binding oxidoreductase produces the protein MSSSVWIDELKKIVGAADLIEDPDRLASFAGDEFSLPTFRQNPLAAVRPHNAEEISRILKLANQHKIPVTPRGGGTGLCGACVPSPEGIVLLFDHLNRVLEVDKENLMVSVEAGVPLHDLYAVIEKDGLFFPPHPGADTAQIGGVIATNAGGSRAVKYGTLRNFLRGAEVVLPQGEILQLGGKLVKNSTGFNLLHLLVGSEGLLGVFTKAVIALLPKPRHTATLIVPYPTIAQAIGTVPEIIRRNLEPLAVEFMEADSIALTEERLHRKWPAKGAQAYLMIIVEASGLAELEALWVTLQELCEKHGAGEIFVAESESQQKDVLDFRSQMYEAMKPLCLEILDIVVPRSAIAAHVEAVHAIERKFGVWLPTYGHAGDGNVHSHIMRVAFKDGKPDFRKQLDWDALYHPIRDALHADARQRGGMVSGEHGIGLAKKEYLSEFVGPGAVTLMRGIKYLLDPNHILNPGKVF
- a CDS encoding phosphoribosylglycinamide synthetase C domain-containing protein; the encoded protein is MGNGNGNGNGNGNGNGNGKLPKNILILSLEACAGDLAYRLKQEGYSVKWYVQSKADRVLYDGFLDKVDEWEPHKDWADLIVIDDVGFGALADRLRKDGKAVVGGSTYTDRLELDRDFGAQEMKAAGLTIPDSWEFSSFDEAIVFVQKNPARYVVKPSGKAQHDKVLSFVGREEDGKDVVAILERYKKGWASKVRSLQIQKFLSGIEVAVGGFFNGQDFILPVCINFEHKRLFPGEIGPSTGEMGTSMFFAGPNRLYRETIEKMVPKLRDAGYVGYFDINCIATARGVYPLEMTPRFGYPTISIQMEGVTSPWGEFFYAIAQKKPYPLKTQKGFQVGVVIALPPWPFHDLDTFRAFSEDAVIIFTKPNMDGIHMGDVKLEEGDWKITGRDGYALVITGSGPTMEEARKQVYTRVKTIIIPNMFYRTDIGDRWVQDGDLLHTWGFLA
- the metH gene encoding methionine synthase — encoded protein: MKRAELDRLLRERVLIFDGATGTNLQLYNPTIDDYAGLEGCTEILLDTHPEWIEELHASFFKAGCQVVETDSFGANRIVLADYGIADRAYELNVKAAKLAKKVARDFSSPDNPRFVAGSMGPGTKLPSLGHTTFDVLRQNYAEQASGLIAGGVDLLLIETCQDILQVKAAIAGSFDALAKAKADLPVMVQVTVEATGTLLLGTEIPAVITALEPYPIASLGMNCATGPQEMSEHVHTLSQQWPRYISVLPNAGLPENVGGRAVYKLTPDDFAAHLKDFVTRYGVNIVGGCCGTTPAHLAKAVEAVKNLTPGPRKPETVAGCSSLYIQVPFRQEPKPLIIGERTNANGSKKFRELLAQNDYDALAEMGKEEAAEGAHLIDLCTAYVGRDEAHDMIECVSRMTQQVRVPLMIDSTEPRVIEEALKRAGGRCIINSINLEDGEERMKAVCPLAKTYGAALVALTIDEQGMAKDRDRKVAIAKRIHDLAVGRFGLRPEDLLFDTLTFTLGSGDDAFRKAGLETIEAIRRIKIELPGVHTVLGVSNISFGLAPRVRQVLNSVFLHYAIEAGLDGAIVNAKKILPLYKIDATGRELARRLIFDERKFTSSPAGSGGGSMPGSPTTTSGMTAGDNRVMVFDPLTALMTHYAQAEEVSADTKSKTPRTLEEQLKARIIDGNKQGIEKLLEEALKKYSPLDIINSILLDGMRVVGELFGKGQMQLPFVLQSAETMKAAVRTLEPFMPKSDAGRHKGKMVLATVKGDVHDIGKNLVDIILTNNGYKVVNLGIKMPIDDILKAAEKEKADAIGMSGLLVKSTAVMKENLEEMNRRGVKTPVILGGAALTRRFVEEDLRQLYEGYVFYGEDAFAGLRVMDELTNSAVEKKLTIYETRGGSGQTTKPGTDPVPAPAVFVPLKKPAAIPKPPFWGSRVARGISLKDVFPYINETALLKVRWGFSRGKTEQADYTKLMEETVQPLFQKWKDVCLKQQLLIPQVVYGYFPCQSEEDNLILYREDQKTEWLRFNFPRQRTSPQRSISDFFLPKESGRMDVLGCFIVTVGTKASEEAHALFKKNSYSDYLYLHGLSVETAEALAEYWHRRMREELRIQKEDAPEIREWFHQKYQGSRYSFGYPACPNLADQKKLFDLLQPERIQVSLSEEDQLVPEQSTSAIVVHHPEAKYFSV
- a CDS encoding protein-L-isoaspartate(D-aspartate) O-methyltransferase, whose amino-acid sequence is MKTYNSFMEPDWPALRERMVQDQFAARGIQNPRVLEALAKIPRHLFVPEPARSHAYEDRALAIGFDQTISQPCMVGIMLQALQLIGDETVLEIGTGSGYQAALLGELARNVDTVEIIPELAAQAKQLLKRLEYANVRVHAQDGSGGLPALGPYDAIVVAASAPDVPPPLLDQLTDHGKLLLPIRRGAYDVLTLIQKQGIAFVRQDLNECTFVPLLGQYGQSL